Proteins co-encoded in one Saprospira grandis genomic window:
- a CDS encoding glycosyltransferase family 39 protein, whose product MAKKNRKASPSPTNFKTYKINYKGQLTVVYPLLAGSKLGQFKKDWQAFKKAWPTTPELLLFNSLGDEAAASEWAKWAEEEGENVRYLADKVAPSAIFARAVAQAQGEDLLFADGSQGIALSNLLDWMDNREEALAANTIYLGSRKHADSKKLQAKDGLLLSQLHNSYLQFWTPLYLQDSQAPFYFMAKALGQQLAQLTVSGQQTDLLLMAQLEGISIQEMPIRWQHAEQRDRGIGRIAQKAFAGLLARPKNKVKYFFLNPWTEASKALAKEPTIYRFLYAVSALLILFIMAGLSFQYGITGDEVLQKNYGDNVLAYFESDGKDRACMNQSNLHYYGGLFDYLAAWCNKYLGWFDTYDTRHLLNALFGFLAILFTARLGKVLSGRWSMALLTLVLLTLSPRFFGHSMNNPKDIPFAMGYMMGIYYMIILTKQLPRPSSRALLMSALGLGITFSMRSGGILLIPYLGLFMGSRVVLCPQLRPALTQFKIGQLFRYAAILLGVSGLGYWMGTWYWPYAQEDIMNHPLESLSEMTNFSTGIRMLWGGKHLWSDQLPWYYIPTWLGISSPIVVLLGLPLVPFLFFRKVFRKKQAYYFNLVLFTGVFPVAYAVYKESSLYDGMRHFLFIYPILVLAAAYGWFNIIRIIKPAAVRYAAIAGVVGLLALPTAWMFRSHPYQYVYFNEFFGGLEEAYGYYETDYWMTCMRNLSDWLIENEPKVKAGEEVIVATNCAKPVAHYFSDYPNVKVRYVRYHERVKTGYDYLLSYSRFVSHGFLQSETWPPAEVVHLEEVDGVPLGAVSKAPDGNKKGELAQKAFKEKRYAEGITLLEEVLAADPKNESAMLVLSQYYPQVGKMEEMKNVLTRMRNLANDYVNGLGMAGVYYLNAQQPDSARYYFERATTLNYKYSFGYFHLANLALKEEKDVNKALSIWAVFDKYGGQPAQGYQIAVQVAQQAQNRPYELYFRAKALATAGKHVDAYQLLGQAIAVDPNFEPALKAKKMYDDNSRRARDEEEMARKKGAK is encoded by the coding sequence ATGGCAAAGAAGAACAGAAAAGCGAGCCCTTCCCCCACAAACTTTAAAACTTATAAGATTAACTATAAGGGCCAATTGACGGTCGTTTATCCCTTGCTTGCGGGCAGTAAGTTGGGGCAGTTTAAAAAAGACTGGCAGGCCTTTAAGAAAGCTTGGCCTACTACGCCAGAGCTCTTGTTATTTAATAGCTTAGGCGATGAGGCGGCTGCTTCAGAATGGGCTAAATGGGCCGAAGAAGAGGGCGAAAACGTTCGTTATTTGGCCGATAAAGTAGCGCCCTCGGCTATATTTGCTCGGGCCGTAGCGCAGGCGCAGGGAGAAGACCTCCTTTTTGCAGATGGGAGTCAGGGTATTGCCTTGAGTAACCTTTTAGACTGGATGGATAATCGGGAAGAAGCCTTGGCGGCTAATACCATCTATCTGGGGAGCCGTAAGCATGCGGACTCTAAAAAACTGCAGGCCAAAGATGGTTTACTATTGAGCCAACTCCACAACAGCTACCTCCAATTTTGGACGCCCCTCTATCTACAAGATAGTCAGGCGCCTTTTTATTTTATGGCTAAGGCCTTGGGGCAGCAATTGGCGCAGCTTACGGTTTCGGGGCAGCAAACCGACCTTTTATTGATGGCCCAATTGGAAGGGATTTCTATTCAAGAAATGCCCATTCGTTGGCAGCATGCCGAGCAGCGAGATAGGGGTATTGGGCGCATTGCGCAGAAAGCCTTTGCGGGCCTATTGGCTCGGCCCAAAAATAAAGTAAAATACTTCTTTCTCAACCCTTGGACCGAGGCCAGTAAGGCCTTGGCCAAAGAGCCCACAATTTATCGTTTTTTGTATGCGGTATCGGCCTTGCTCATCCTCTTCATTATGGCGGGCTTGAGCTTTCAGTATGGCATTACGGGAGATGAAGTCTTGCAAAAAAACTATGGGGATAATGTATTGGCCTACTTTGAGTCGGATGGAAAAGATCGGGCTTGTATGAACCAAAGCAACCTACATTATTATGGGGGTCTTTTTGATTATTTGGCGGCTTGGTGCAACAAATACCTGGGCTGGTTTGACACCTATGACACTCGGCATTTGCTCAATGCCTTATTTGGCTTTTTGGCCATCTTATTTACGGCTCGATTGGGTAAAGTGCTTTCTGGTCGTTGGTCTATGGCCCTACTGACCTTAGTTTTGCTCACGCTTTCGCCTCGTTTTTTTGGGCATAGCATGAACAACCCCAAAGATATTCCCTTTGCGATGGGCTATATGATGGGGATCTACTACATGATTATATTAACCAAACAACTGCCTCGTCCGTCTAGCCGAGCCTTATTGATGAGTGCCCTTGGTTTGGGGATCACCTTTAGTATGCGTTCTGGAGGAATCTTATTGATTCCCTATTTGGGCCTATTTATGGGGAGTCGAGTTGTTTTATGCCCGCAACTGCGTCCGGCCCTCACTCAATTTAAAATTGGGCAACTGTTTCGCTATGCGGCCATCCTCTTGGGCGTATCGGGCCTAGGTTATTGGATGGGAACCTGGTATTGGCCCTATGCGCAGGAAGACATTATGAACCACCCCCTAGAGTCGCTCTCCGAGATGACCAACTTTTCTACCGGGATTCGGATGCTTTGGGGCGGCAAGCACCTTTGGTCAGATCAGTTGCCCTGGTATTATATTCCGACTTGGTTGGGGATTTCCTCGCCAATTGTGGTGCTGTTGGGCTTGCCTTTGGTGCCCTTCTTATTCTTTAGAAAGGTATTTCGGAAAAAGCAGGCCTATTACTTTAATTTGGTCCTTTTTACCGGCGTTTTTCCGGTGGCTTATGCGGTATACAAAGAGTCTTCTCTGTATGATGGCATGCGTCACTTCTTGTTTATCTATCCCATTTTGGTTTTGGCGGCAGCCTATGGCTGGTTCAATATTATTCGGATAATCAAGCCAGCGGCGGTTCGTTATGCGGCCATAGCTGGAGTTGTGGGGCTTTTGGCCCTGCCCACCGCTTGGATGTTCCGCAGCCACCCTTATCAATATGTCTATTTTAATGAGTTTTTTGGTGGTTTAGAGGAAGCCTATGGCTACTATGAAACCGACTACTGGATGACCTGTATGCGCAATCTTTCAGATTGGTTGATTGAAAATGAGCCGAAGGTAAAAGCAGGGGAGGAGGTCATTGTGGCCACCAACTGCGCTAAGCCTGTAGCGCATTACTTTAGCGATTACCCCAATGTCAAGGTGCGCTATGTGCGCTATCATGAGCGGGTAAAAACGGGCTATGATTACCTACTTTCTTATTCTCGTTTTGTGAGCCATGGCTTTTTACAATCGGAAACTTGGCCCCCTGCAGAGGTGGTGCATCTAGAAGAGGTAGATGGCGTTCCTTTGGGGGCAGTGAGTAAGGCTCCTGATGGAAACAAAAAGGGCGAACTGGCCCAAAAAGCCTTTAAAGAAAAGCGTTATGCCGAAGGAATTACCCTTTTGGAGGAAGTCTTGGCAGCCGACCCCAAAAATGAAAGTGCCATGTTGGTCCTTTCTCAATACTATCCACAGGTGGGGAAGATGGAAGAGATGAAAAACGTCTTGACCCGCATGCGGAACCTAGCCAATGATTACGTTAATGGCTTGGGCATGGCTGGGGTCTATTACCTAAATGCTCAGCAGCCCGATAGCGCTCGCTATTACTTTGAGCGAGCCACAACGCTTAATTACAAGTACAGCTTTGGCTATTTCCACTTGGCCAATTTGGCCCTTAAAGAGGAAAAGGATGTCAATAAGGCGCTATCCATTTGGGCCGTTTTTGATAAGTATGGGGGACAGCCCGCTCAGGGCTACCAAATTGCGGTGCAAGTGGCGCAGCAAGCCCAAAACCGCCCCTATGAGCTCTATTTTAGAGCTAAGGCCTTGGCTACAGCCGGCAAGCATGTAGATGCCTATCAGTTGTTGGGCCAAGCCATTGCGGTAGACCCCAATTTTGAGCCTGCCCTCAAGGCCAAAAAGATGTATGACGACAATAGCCGAAGGGCTAGAGATGAAGAGGAAATGGCCCGAAAAAAAGGCGCCAAATAA
- a CDS encoding DinB family protein encodes MKKKTQKELLQELDRLMRRLSEIVERDFASLSPQQFNWKPSPKSWSIGECLDHLNIISAYYVGPLEQLLKKGRKAKKPKAEYYKAGIFGRRFVQSVQLNEDNQLGLKMKSPKAYQPSQSQYVPASIIQPYLAYQEQFRDFLADAQALDINRYKLGIAILPLIKLRLGDMLRFLIYHNERHIVQAQRVQHQAAFPH; translated from the coding sequence ATGAAAAAGAAAACACAAAAAGAGCTACTACAAGAACTAGATCGGCTAATGAGGCGACTATCGGAGATTGTAGAGCGGGATTTTGCCAGCCTCAGTCCACAGCAATTTAACTGGAAGCCCAGCCCAAAGAGCTGGAGTATAGGAGAGTGCTTAGATCATCTCAATATTATTTCGGCCTATTATGTAGGGCCATTGGAGCAGCTCCTCAAAAAGGGGCGCAAGGCCAAAAAGCCCAAAGCAGAATACTACAAAGCGGGGATTTTTGGCCGTCGTTTTGTGCAAAGCGTACAACTCAATGAAGACAATCAGTTAGGGTTAAAGATGAAAAGCCCTAAAGCCTATCAGCCTAGCCAAAGCCAATATGTGCCAGCGAGTATTATTCAGCCTTATTTGGCCTATCAGGAGCAGTTTCGCGATTTTCTGGCCGATGCTCAAGCCTTAGACATCAATCGCTATAAGTTGGGCATTGCCATTTTGCCCTTGATTAAGCTTCGTTTGGGGGATATGCTACGTTTTTTGATTTACCATAATGAGCGGCATATTGTACAAGCCCAAAGGGTACAACATCAGGCCGCTTTTCCGCATTAA
- a CDS encoding glycosyl transferase family 28, whose translation MPKRKRILFTALNWGLGHASRSIPLIQKAIAFGLQPYLAAEGEALALWQAQFPNLPHIALPAYNIRYPSQNMSWNMALQLPQILRAMAKEQALLPKLVNKYQISLLLNDNRYGCYSASLPSAFLGHQLRIAFPYSWQKALFQPINRYLLQKHRLIWLPDYEGEGNLSGELGQGLPWSNIRYIGPLSRLPTVNIQQQDYEIVALLSGPEPQRQYLENELRQKLAQLPQKSLIIRGKIGEEGAQLSGDYPHILPYAGGRELASYLLSAQLLILRGGYSSLMDLAQLKAGAMLLCPTPGQTEQEYLAQKLGQQGRAQQQAQGQLDLGRAWAQKEQKLPNWPQKAAIDLAPFFAELVDLAQ comes from the coding sequence ACGGCATTAAATTGGGGCTTGGGCCATGCCAGCCGCAGCATTCCGCTCATTCAGAAGGCCATAGCTTTTGGTTTGCAGCCTTATTTGGCCGCTGAAGGAGAGGCTTTGGCCCTTTGGCAAGCGCAGTTTCCCAATTTGCCACATATAGCGTTGCCAGCCTACAATATACGGTATCCCAGCCAAAATATGAGTTGGAACATGGCCCTACAACTGCCGCAGATTCTCCGTGCTATGGCCAAGGAGCAAGCCCTCTTGCCGAAGTTAGTAAATAAATATCAGATCTCGCTCTTGCTCAATGATAATCGCTACGGATGTTATTCGGCTAGTTTGCCTAGTGCCTTTTTGGGCCATCAGCTGCGGATTGCCTTTCCCTATAGTTGGCAAAAGGCCCTTTTTCAGCCAATTAACCGCTATTTGCTACAAAAGCATCGGCTCATTTGGCTACCCGATTATGAGGGCGAGGGGAACCTATCGGGGGAGTTGGGGCAGGGCCTGCCTTGGTCCAATATTCGTTATATTGGTCCTCTGTCTAGATTGCCCACCGTAAATATACAACAGCAAGATTATGAGATCGTTGCGCTTTTATCTGGACCAGAGCCACAGCGGCAGTATTTAGAAAATGAGTTGCGGCAAAAGTTGGCCCAATTGCCCCAAAAAAGCCTAATCATTAGAGGGAAAATAGGGGAGGAGGGGGCGCAACTGAGCGGAGACTATCCCCATATTTTGCCTTATGCAGGCGGCCGAGAGCTAGCTAGCTATTTGCTTTCGGCCCAGCTACTCATTTTGAGGGGAGGCTATAGCAGTTTGATGGATTTGGCCCAGCTAAAGGCGGGAGCTATGCTGCTTTGTCCCACCCCGGGCCAAACAGAACAAGAATATCTGGCCCAAAAACTAGGGCAGCAAGGCCGAGCGCAGCAGCAGGCTCAGGGGCAATTGGATTTGGGCCGAGCTTGGGCCCAAAAAGAACAAAAGCTTCCGAATTGGCCCCAAAAAGCAGCCATAGATTTGGCCCCCTTCTTTGCAGAACTAGTAGATTTGGCCCAATAG